The Chrysemys picta bellii isolate R12L10 chromosome 10, ASM1138683v2, whole genome shotgun sequence genome segment TGGCGGGGATGGGGGTGTCAAGGGAGCCCCGACGCTGCATCCGGGGGTGTCGGGGATGGGAGGCCGGGAAGTCCCCAGCGCTGCAATGGGTTCGGCCCCCAGCTCCGCACAGTTCGGACTCACCGGCGCTGTAGGGGCGCCTGGAGCCAGGCCCCAGGGAGCGGGCTGCTGGCGGCGCCGCCGCCTCCGGCTTAAGGCGCTCCGAGCCCGGCGTGGAGCCGCACAGACTCCGCTGGCCCTGCAGGAGGCTCCTGGCCACGCAGCGCTGGAAGAAGCCCATGATGCTCGGACCCGGGCTgcccgctccccccgccccccagcggaCCGGgacagcagggcacagacccACCGCTGGACTCTGCTTTCTCAAGCTGGATTTTATAGTCCGCCCCAGGCTTGTTCGGGGCCGGGgaaggctcccccccccccccccggtcccggCGAGGAACAAGGGAAGTGTCAGGTTTCCATCCCACCCCTTAAAACGGACGTCAGCCTCCCAGGCCGCTGCGCTGGCTGCTCCCTTCCCCCGTTCCCCCTGCACCGGCTTCAGGGGGCCCCAAgccgctcccccacccccggcccattGCATAGAGGGTACCAGCCACCTCAGGGCGCACAGCTCCTGCCCTTAGAGTGCAGCCAGTCCAGAGCagaccctgcccctctccaggcATTCACCCCCGGGGGCTCCCTAGTCCCTCCCCTGGAATCCTGCTCAGCCTGGTtatccccctcttccccacagctgccaggggCCTGTCCTCCCCCTGACCCCCACACCCAGAGGCCAAGGTGATAGGCACAGCACACAGGAATCTCCATGAAGGGGTTAGGCTCCCACTGAACCACACTTCCCCTTAGCAAACGCAGGGGGAGGCCTAGCACAACAAATCCAGTCTGGGTGCAGGTTACCCTAAGGTTGGAAAACCCTAAAATCCTCAGCCCTTGCACATCCCCTTGGGAAGGGAGGGCAACTGTCATTCAACCAACCCCCTGAGAGACCCTGTGTAGTTTATAGCTCATCCACCCAGCCCAACATCTCTCCTAGGCTCTCCCCTGGGTGGAAGCTATGACCTCCCCCCACTTTACAAGCCaaagtggggctggggcagtagcTGGCTCACGGCTGCCTGTGCATGTAGCTCCAGCGGCAGAGAGCAGCAAGGCGTGAGCTGTGCTTCCAGGAGGGAAGTTGATGCAGCACAGCACCTAGGAAACACACTGCTGGCAGGAACGGCTGGTAAGTTATTTGGTTTCGTGGGCCGGGCCAGAGGAGTGGTAGGAACCATCTACTATGATACGTGCAAAGGCTGGGGCCTTGACTAAAATTCTTTGCCTGCACACGTGCCCGCACCCGCACATCACCTCTGACTTtcccagtcacagctgtgggagtGCTGCCTCTCCCTCTGCAGAACCCACCTACAATGGCAGCTGTGCatctgacagaacaaggagtaatggtctcaagttgcagtgggggaggtttaggagggtggtgaagccagtggaatgggttacctagggaggtggtggaatctccttccttggaggtttttaaggtcaggcttgacaaagccctggctgggatgattgagttggggattggtcctgctttgagcagggggttggactagataacctcctgaggtcccttctaaccctcatattctatgatttgctCCTGTGGAGAAGGAAGTGCAGCCACACCCCCACTCCTTCAAAGCAGAAGTGCCTCTGCTGGTTTTAAAACCCTCCCTGAATTGTTCCACGTGACTCCTGGTGTCCTTGCTTACTCACTGCTTCAGGCATGTCTGTCCTTCCGTAgggtcctgcccccaaccccagtgATGGGAGAGCCTTCATTGCAGCAGCTTCTTCTGGCACCTGGAGCAGCCTTCCCACCTGACTCTGGGACGGTATCTTCCATTATCTGACTCCCCTTTGGGTCAGGATTTGCATCGCCACACATAGGCTGGATTGGGTTACTTTGATTCTTGGTCTGGATCTAATCATTGTTGTGCATGTTTGGAAAGAGATTTTAGGCAACTGGAGTGCAAGCTCCTCGCTCCCGGCAGTACCCATGCACCCCATTCACACACACGTGACCGTTGTTAGTCACATCGCTGAACTCCCTCTTGGAAGGCACTCATACTCCAGTGATGAGCACAGCATATGAATAGACCAGAGCACAGCGTTACTGCTGCAGCTCAGGCCTGACCTGGTGTTTCTCTGCCAGCCTCCCCCTACAGAGTGCCAATTGTGCCAAAACGTGTGGAGATTCAGGGATGTGAGCAGACATCCTGTGGGAGTATTAACTTCCCATGCATGCTGCTGGAAATACAGATATCAGCATGATTCCTTCATCCCCGGGGGAACAAAAGAAAGAGACCCAAGGTAGCTAGAAGCCCCATTAGAGGCCTTTCCCAATTAATAGAAATATTTAATTGAGTGGGAATCTGGAAAATAGCTCTCAAGCTGTAACACTGTCAGGGACAGGTTCACACTCCTGGGAAGTCTCACTAATGAGGAGAGAGGCAGCAAAACCGAAAGTTTGCATTAGaatacaaggggggggggggggagaggagagggggaagaagggatatctcagtggtttgagtattggcttgctaaacccagggttgtgagttcaatccttgagggggccacttaggaatctggcgcaaaaatctgtctggggattggccctgctttgagcagggggttggactagatgacctcctgaggtctcttccaaccttgatattctatgattctaagaatatgaaaaggggtggtggtggggggaagcaTTTAAAAACTGATGCTccaaaaaatgtttcaaataacATTCAGAGTTTAGTCTAAGTAGGCGAATCTgaaggagaagagggaagggaggTCATTTAGCACTTTGCATCATCTCCCTGTTACAaacagggaaacagaggcatagaaACTAAAGCCACTTGCCTAGAGTTACACAAAGTCAGGGCACAGGTGAGAACAGAAGTTGGGTCCTCCTGCCACCCAACCCATTTCCCCATCCACCAACAGGCAGCGGATGGTGGCTAGTGGATGGTACCACAGCTGCAGTCACCACAAAAGCATCTTGTGGATCTTTTGTACAGAAGATGGTTTGCTTTTATTAAATCTCTGGTCACCATTAAgagatcaggtttcagagtagcagccgtgttagtctgtatccgtagaaagaacaggagtacttgtggcaccttagagactaacaaatttattagagcataagctttcgtggactacagcccacttcttcggatgcataccgaagaagtgggctgtagtccacgaaagcttatgctctaataaatttgttagtctctaaggtgccacaagtactcctgttctttttattaaaagaCCAGTCGCTCCTGACAGTGGTAACCATCACAGATCTGTTACTGCTCATGGTAAAGCACAGAGGACTACTGCAGTAACTCAGCTAGGAGAGCAGAGCAACAGCTGGCAAATTTTGCTGTTTTAATGGTGACCATTGCAAGCTCAGAAAAGGGCTCTAGGGACAGCAAATCATAAGAAGAGCTAAAAATGGTCATCattagaccccccccccagctgggattAATTTCCTGTAATTAATTTGATAACTGGATGAATTTTATTTCCCATACCCATAAGACTCCTGAGACTCTTCTTAGGACAACTGTTTGACTCAAACATTTCTATTTAACCAGTTCCAAGTTAATGGAAAATTGTAGTCACTGTTTTATTTAAAAGGGAGGTAATTTGAACTAGTTCCCACAATGCTCCTGTCACATTTGTATGCATGTGCTAATTAATACTACTGTGCGCTCATATAGTGCTCACTGGATCTCTAAAACCCTTTACAAACAATGAATTAAGCCTTACAGTAGCCTTGCCCGGATGCAGTAATTGAGATGCAGAAGAGTTAGGTGCTTTGGCTCAAGGTTGCAAACCCAAATCACTAGGCTCACACTCCCGGGACAGATCCAAAAGACCTTTCTTCGCTGCTGCGCTGTTCATACAAGTCATACAGGATCCATCATGTATGTTATTGATGAGCAAGTGTGCACCATGTGCTCAACAGCTGTGAAGCTTGTTATTCAGAAGTTTCCTGTTACATCAGGACCCGTGACAATGTCCCCTCTTCAGGTCCCAGTGGCATGAAGAGCTGAACTGCCCCTACGAGTCAAACTGCCACAGCCTTCAAAAAATACTTCGCTCTGTCCGCTCCTAAGAAGGGAACACACAGCCTAATCTTCCTGATCACTCATTGCACACAGCAAACACTCGTGCCCTTGATTTGTTTCTTCCCATGAGTCCAACCTTGTTTTCAAAATCTCCCTTTGACCTTGGCAGCTCTTTTCTGTCCAAGCTGCACAGGTTGGCCTCCAGCAGTGAGGCAGCCCTCCAGAGGGGATAGCTGGCTGATGGTTGGCCCAGCCTTGCTCAGCTGCTAGCTAACATCCTCCTCCATCCCTGTTACAGCCCCAGTGCACTCCAGTGGAAATCGAGAGAGGAGTCTGGCTACCTGCTCTGGATGGTGCTGGCGAGATACTAAAGACAAGCAGGGAGTAAAGACCTCACACTTTGCTGGTGGTGGCCAACAACTGAGGCAAAATGCAACCAAAGTTCTTAGGGTCTGGACGCAGCAGCCAAGCAGATGAAGGACAGCCACATACCCAGGAGCTGTTCTTTGGGGACAGGGAAATGCAGCTGATGCCCAATCCCTCTCCAAGTGCAACAGAGGATTAAAGGGAGTGGCTGTGTATCAATGCCCCCTCTCACTCAAGACATGCTCCTTGGGCACCTTCTGGCCACCCTCTCTCACTGTCCTGACAGCACGCTGATACAATCCCTGCAAAGCCAGCACAGCTCTGGAAGAACAGGCTCTCTCAGCTATCAGCCTAGCCATTACATTCTGATTACAGATGAGGCATatgaccagagaaggggcagaattaccaccactttcccttttgaTCCCTGACCTGCCTTTTCCTTCTGTCTCCTTCATTGTCCCCTTCCTAGAAAGCAAGAAGAAATCAGAGGTAGTGGAGACAGGAGGACTGAGGTAACTGCAACTCTATGCTTCCAGCATGCAGGGGACAAACAACTGAGAAAGGGACAGACCAGGGCTAGACTCCATCGAGATCTTGCTTCCCACTTCCTGTAAGTGGAAGCCACATGCCAATGTAGTAAAGGCTACTGCAAATGGAAAAGAAAGGGGATGCACAGACTGAGCCCTGCAGATACATGATGCACAGAACCAGCAAAGGTGGTCACAAACTTCCTGACATCACATTGCTTGTGGATGCACCAGTCCCATAAATGAAATGGGAGTTCCATTTCAGGGTCCCTTCGACCCGTAacttctctgctgagattgccaacaaAGGAACCCTGCTGGATGTGAATAAGCAGCCACTGCAAAATTGACCGAGACCATTGGCTTTTAAATGGGTGACAAAGATGAAGGGCTGTTCTCCATCTCCCACCACTTTCCAGATCAggaatgggcaaactttttggcccgagcgccatatctgggtatggaaattgtatgcaggccatgaatgctcacaaaattggggttgggtgcaggagggtgtgagggctctagctggggatgcagtctctggggtggggccaaaaatgagttcagggtgcaagaggaggctccggctgggggtgcaggctctggggcacaggagaggCTCTGGGGCACTctaggcagtgcttacctcaagcagctcctggaagcagcgacatgtcccccttccagctcctacacagaggcacagccaggcagctctgtgtgctgccccgtcctctcccattggctgcagttcctgtccaatgggagctgcgggggctggggcaacacacagagccccctggctgcccctaaatgtaggagctggagaggggacatgctgctacTTCTGGGATCCGTGCAGAACCATGGCACATGGATGTGGAGTGGCCCCTGGTTCCCAGCTGGAGTgtgggagcagggcaagccccagaccccattccgcagcaggagctcaagggccagattaaattggctggcgggccagatgtggcccacggaccgtagtttgcccacccgttCCAGATGATTACAATATACAATGGCAGGGCATCAGCAAATGTACAAGGGAGTTTGGTTTCATGGCTGAAGAAAGAGGCAGCTCTGTTACAAAGGAATTAATCTCATTAGGACAGACTGAAAGGCCAGATACACCAAGCCTTTTATCCACAGGATCATCCCACCCGCCTTTGTCAATGCAATCACAGACAACTGTACTGCTCATGCAAAAGGGCTGCTGGATGTGTTCTGAAGTAGCCCTGCCTTCAAGCTAGATAAGGAGAGCTTCGTCCATTTAGACCGGTCCATTTTCTCCCAAAACAACTGGAAAAGAGCTACAAAATTGTAAAGCAACAGTGTAGgaattctgctccagagcagctctctcattagtggaggagaaggtgcctccttcccccttccaGTCCCACACAAGGCTTCAAGCCAGGCCATTTGATACTCAGTCACTAGTCATATTCCCGGCCTGTTCTCATCGGGCTCAGCTTTTCTATGCTGGTCCCCTCAAGACACAAAACCTTTTCAGCTGAGTGAAGCCAGCTAAAGACACTCTCCAAAGAGGCACCTGGTCATTGATCTACAGTCCCAGTCTGGCTGCATTCCAAGGGGCAAATGGCCCAGCTTGTTGCAATGCAGCAGGTCATTGCTCCCAGAACAGTGGCACCAGgaaagttgttttcttttaaagaagcTAAGTATCAAGGACTCTATCCTGGTACTGACACATCACAAAGGGAACACACATGGCCATATGTTCCCAGTACCCTCTCACCCAGTCTCTGTAGCTTGTGTATCACCCCTCTCCCTGTAGTAGAGTCCAT includes the following:
- the NME4 gene encoding nucleoside diphosphate kinase, mitochondrial isoform X1 — its product is MQWAGGGGAAWGPLKPVQGERGKGAASAAAWEADVRFKGWDGNLTLPLFLAGTGGGGGSLPRPRTSLGRTIKSSLRKQSPAVGLCPAVPVRWGAGGAGSPGPSIMGFFQRCVARSLLQGQRSLCGSTPGSERLKPEAAAPPAARSLGPGSRRPYSAGIPGIQERTLVAVKPDGVQRRLVGDVIKRFERRGFKLVGMKLLQANEGILAEHYHELRRKPFYPALIHYMTSGPVVAMVWEGYNVVRTSRAMVGDTDSAEAKPGTIRGDFSIHVSRNIVHASDSVETAQREISLWFHSSELVDWDCCDYSNTYQL